From one Lycium ferocissimum isolate CSIRO_LF1 chromosome 5, AGI_CSIRO_Lferr_CH_V1, whole genome shotgun sequence genomic stretch:
- the LOC132056483 gene encoding ABC transporter C family member 10-like: MVDIWAVFCGASDCLNDDGKLCNTDWMSVTQPSSCINHALIVCSDVILLLFFIFTLLTKASLKYTNIPSRFSGFSRLQLTCAICNGFLGILYLSLFIWVFEDQVKKTHSTLPLHWWLLILFHGITWLSVSLTATLRGKHFSRTPLRLLSILAFVFTGIFSGMSLVAAILDKEITMKIALDVLSFIGACLLLLCTYKGLQHDEQRDQNDLYAPLNGSASGISKSDFASSVTPFAKAGFLNIMSFWWMNPLMKKGKQKTLEDEDIPKLREADRAESCYLMFVELLNKQKQVDPSSQPSILKIIVLCHWKELIVSGFFALLKITTLSAGPLLLNAFIKVAEGDAAFKNEGFLLVILLFISKNLESLSQRQWYFRCRLIGVKLRSLLTAAIYKKQIRLSTAAKLMHSSGEIMNYVTVDAYRIGEFPFWLHQTWTTSVQLCFALIILFRAVGLATIASLVVIILTVLCNTPLAKLQHKFQSKLMVAQDDRLKAISEALVNMKVLKLYAWETHFKSVIENLRRVEEKWLSAVQSRKAYNSFLFWSSPVLVSAATFGACYFLGVPLYASNVFTFVATLRLVQDPIRTIPDVIGVVIQAKVSFARIVKFLEAPELENANVRQKHNFGFTDHAILMKSANLSWEENPPRPTLRNINLEVRRGQKIAICGEVGSGKSTLLATILGEVPSIHGTVQVYGTIAYVSQSAWIQTGSIRENILFGSPLDSQRYQQTLEKCSLLKDLELLPYGDLTEIGERGVNLSGGQKQRIQLARALYQNADIYLLDDPFSAVDAHTASSLFNEYVMEALSAKTVLLVTHQVDFLPAFDMVLLMSDGEILHAAPYHELLASSKEFQDLVDAHKETAGSERVAEVNLSSRQESHTREIRKTDTGKKSIVPVGDQLIKLEEREVGDTGFTPYVQYLNQNKGYLFFVIAILSHITFVIGQVTQNSWMAANVDNPQVSTLRLIVVYLVIGVVSTLFLLSRSLSTVFLGLQSSKSLFSQLLNSLFCAPMSFYDSTPLGRILSRVSADLSIVDLDIPFNLIFAFGATINFYSNLMVLAVVTWQVLVISIPMVYLAIQLQKYYYASAKELMRINGTTKSFVANHLAESIAGAVTIRAFKEEDRFFIKTFELIDINASPFFHNFAANEWLIQRLETISATVLATSALCMVLLPTGTFSSGFIGMALSYGLSLNMSLVFSINNQCTLANYIISVERLNQYMHVPSEAPEIVKENRPPVNWPTRGKVEIQDLQIRYREDSPLVLRGISCTFEGGHKIGIVGRTGSGKTTLIGALFRLVEPVGGRILVDGIDISKIGLHDLRSRFGIIPQDPTLFNGTVRYNLDPLCQHTDEEIWEVLRKCQLKEPVEEKEKGLDSMVVEDGSNWSMGQRQLFCLGRALLRKAKILVLDEATASIDNNTDMILQKTIRTEFANSTVITVAHRIPTVMDCTMVLAISDGKLVEYDEPMKLMKKEGSLFGQLVKEYWSHYQSAESH; encoded by the exons ATGGTGGACATTTGGGCTGTATTTTGCGGGGCATCAGATTGCTTGAATGACGATGGAAAGCTTTGCAATACTGATTGGATGTCCGTAACACAACCATCATCGTGTATCAATCATGCATTGATAGTTTGCTCTGATGTTATACTCCTGCTGTTCTTCATATTCACTCTATTAACCAAGGCATCCTTAAAATACACCAACATTCCTTCCCGCTTTTCGGGGTTCTCACGTTTGCAGTTGACTTGTGCTATTTGTAATGGTTTCCTGGGAATACTGTATTTGTCCTTGTTCATTTGGGTGTTTGAAGACCAAGTGAAGAAAACCCATAGTACATTACCACTACATTGGTGGTTACTAATCTTGTTTCATGGAATTACCTGGTTATCAGTAAGTTTAACTGCAACCCTTAggggaaaacatttttcaagaaCCCCTCTGAGGCTCTTGTCAATTCTTGCTTTTGTCTTTACTGGAATTTTCTCTGGTATGTCACTCGTTGCGGCTATTCTTGATAAAGAGATAACAATGAAGATAGCTCTAGATGTATTGTCCTTTATAGGAGCATGTTTATTGTTGTTATGCACCTACAAGGGGCTGCAGCATGATGAACAGAGAGATCAAAATGATCTTTATGCTCCCTTAAATGGTTCTGCCAGTGGAATTAGTAAAAGTGATTTTGCTAGCTCTGTCACTCCCTTTGCTAAAGCTGGGTTTCTTAATATAATGTCGTTTTGGTGGATGAATCCACTGATGAAGAAGGGAAAGCAGAAAACTCTTGAGGATGAAGACATACCTAAATTGCGTGAGGCAGATCGTGCTGAATCATGTTACTTAATGTTTGTGGAGCTACTGAACAAACAGAAACAAGTTGATCCCTCTTCCCAGCCGTCCATTTTGAAGATAATAGTGTTATGTCACTGGAAGGAGCTAATTGTGTCAGGATTCTTCGCGCTACTGAAAATAACTACTCTGTCTGCTGGTCCTCTGCTTCTTAATGCATTCATTAAGGTTGCTGAAGGAGATGCAGCTTTTAAAAATGAGGGATTTCTATTGGTAATTCTGCTTTTTATATCAAAGAACTTGGAATCCTTGTCACAAAGGCAATGGTACTTCAGGTGCAGACTTATTGGTGTAAAATTAAGGTCTTTACTTACAGCAGCGATTTataagaagcaaataagattATCCACAGCTGCTAAACTGATGCATTCTAGTGGTGAGATCATGAACTATGTTACGGTGGATGCTTATCGAATTGGAGAGTTCCCTTTTTGGCTGCATCAGACCTGGACAACGAGTGTCCAGCTTTGTTTTGCACTTATCATTCTCTTTCGTGCAGTTGGACTTGCAACTATTGCATCCTTGGTAGTGATTATACTCACCGTGCTGTGCAATACTCCGCTTGCAAAGTTGCAACATAAATTCCAGTCCAAGCTAATGGTTGCACAAGATGATAGGCTCAAGGCTATCTCAGAGGCCCTTGTGAATATGAAAGTTCTGAAATTATATGCATGGGAAACTCATTTTAAGAGTGTCATTGAAAATTTGAGGAGAGTAGAAGAGAAATGGTTATCAGCTGTTCAGTCACGCAAGGCATATAATAGCTTCCTTTTCTGGTCATCACCTGTTTTGGTGTCTGCTGCAACATTTGGGGCCTGTTATTTCCTAGGTGTTCCACTATATGCAAGCAATGTTTTCACCTTTGTAGCGACTTTACGCCTGGTTCAGGATCCAATAAGAACCATTCCTGACGTTATTGGTGTGGTGATTCAAGCCAAGGTTTCCTTTGCAAGGATAGTCAAGTTCCTTGAGGCCCCCGAGCTGGAAAATGCAAATGTTAGGCAGAAGCACAACTTCGGATTTACAGATCATGCCATACTTATGAAATCAGCTAATCTCTCATGGGAAGAAAATCCACCTCGACCTACTCTGAGAAACATTAATTTGGAGGTTAGACGCGGTCAGAAGATTGCTATATGTGGGGAGGTGGGCTCAGGAAAGTCAACTCTCCTGGCAACAATTCTTGGAGAGGTTCCAAGTATCCACGGAACT GTTCAAGTTTATGGAACAATCGCCTATGTCTCTCAGTCAGCATGGATTCAGACGGGGTCAATACGAGAAAATATTTTGTTCGGTTCTCCACTGGATAGCCAGAGATACCAGCAAACTTTGGAGAAGTGTTCATTGTTAAAAGATCTTGAGTTGCTACCATATGGTGATCTCACTGAAATAGGTGAAAGAGGAGTTAATCTTAGTGGTGGTCAAAAGCAGCGCATTCAACTTGCTCGTGCACTGTATCAGAATGCTGATATATATCTCTTGGATGATCCGTTCAGTGCTGTAGATGCCCATACTGCTAGTAGCCTATTCAAT GAATACGTCATGGAAGCTCTCTCAGCGAAGACAGTCTTACTTGTGACCCACCAAGTTGATTTTCTTCCTGCTTTTGATATGGTTCTG TTAATGTCAGATGGAGAAATTTTACATGCAGCTCCTTATCATGAGTTATTGGCCTCAAGCAAAGAATTCCAGGACTTGGTTGATGCACACAAAGAGACTGCTGGTTCAGAAAGGGTTGCAGAGGTTAATTTATCATCAAGGCAGGAATCGCATACAAGAGAAATTCGTAAGACTGATACTGGAAAGAAATCTATAGTCCCTGTAGGTGATCAGTTGATTAAGCTAGAAGAGAGAGAAGTCGGAGACACTGGATTTACGCCTTATGTTCAGTATCTAAATCAGAACAAAGGGTACTTATTCTTTGTCATTGCTATCCTCTCGCACATAACATTTGTGATTGGTCAGGTAACTCAGAACTCCTGGATGGCTGCAAATGTTGATAATCCCCAAGTTAGCACTCTGAGACTGATTGTAGTTTACTTGGTAATTGGGGTTGTTTCAACGCTGTTTTTGCTCTCTAGATCCCTATCAACGGTTTTTTTGGGTTTGCAATCATCAAAGTCCTTGTTCTCGCAGCTATTAAATTCTCTTTTTTGTGCTCCTATGTCATTTTATGACTCTACACCTTTGGGGAGGATACTAAGCCGG GTGTCAGCAGATTTGAGTATAGTTGATCTTGATATTCCATTCAACTTGATTTTTGCTTTTGGAGCTACCATAAACTTCTATTCTAATCTTATGGTGCTAGCTGTTGTGACTTGGCAAGTTCTGGTTATCTCCATCCCAATGGTTTATTTGGCGATTCAGTTGCAG AAATACTACTATGCATCTGCCAAAGAGTTGATGCGGATAAATGGTACTACCAAATCATTTGTGGCCAACCATCTTGCTGAATCTATTGCTGGAGCTGTGACTATAAGGGCATTCAAAGAGGAAGATAGATTTTTCATCAAGACTTTTGAGCTAATTGATATAAATGCCAGTCCTTTCTTCCACAATTTTGCAGCAAATGAGTGGTTGATTCAACGATTGGAAACTATTAGTGCAACTGTTCTTGCAACTTCAGCACTCTGCATGGTTTTGCTTCCTACTGGGACTTTCAGCTCAG GATTTATTGGGATGGCTTTGTCCTATGGTCTTTCCTTAAACATGTCCCTTGTTTTCTCCATTAACAACCAGTGCACACTAGCAAATTACATAATTTCTGTAGAAAGACTTAACCAGTATATGCACGTTCCAAGTGAAGCGCCTGAGATTGTTAAAGAGAACCGTCCACCAGTCAATTGGCCAACAAGGGGTAAAGTTGAAATTCAAGATTTGCAG ATCAGATATAGGGAAGATTCCCCGCTTGTTCTTAGGGGGATCAGCTGTACATTTGAAGGGGGCCATAAAATTGGTATTGTTGGCCGGACTGGCAGTGGCAAGACTACACTCATCGGTGCACTATTCCGATTAGTGGAGCCAGTAGGTGGAAGGATTTTGGTAGATGGAATTGATATTTCTAAAATTGGTCTTCACGATTTAAGGTCCCGTTTTGGGATTATACCTCAGGACCCTACACTATTCAATGGAACAGTAAGATACAACTTGGATCCCTTATGTCAGCATACTGATGAGGAAATATGGGAG gtCCTTAGGAAGTGTCAGCTAAAAGAGCCAGTCGAGGAAAAAGAGAAGGGGCTTGACTCAATGG TTGTAGAAGACGGATCAAACTGGAGCATGGGGCAGCGACAATTGTTCTGTTTGGGACGTGCACTTTTGAGGAAAGCTAAGATTTTGGTGCTTGACGAAGCAACTGCATCTATCGACAATAACACTGATATGATATTGCAGAAAACTATCAGGACAGAATTTGCTAACAGTACTGTAATTACGGTAGCCCATAGGATACCCACAGTAATGGATTGTACAATGGTTCTCGCCATTAGTGATG GAAAACTAGTGGAGTATGATGAACCGATGAAGTTGATGAAGAAGGAAGGTTCGCTCTTTGGGCAGCTTGTGAAGGAGTATTGGTCTCATTATCAGTCAGCAGAATCTCATTGA
- the LOC132056484 gene encoding uncharacterized protein LOC132056484, producing the protein MAEPIDYSRTQRIVLLIDLHPLLTFQNPNHYLNSILATSTRLLTFPSLRNSLFAFKLYFSSLSPLRSTSALNHLHAPPLSVAFNHPAQTLNSITETLNSISIPITELEVNCSKACYTASSLLQLVHEYVWETDIESPPGKLTGEIIPKVSRNLVILFSPICRSLSDVGEYMNVDVNSESFKDFEGFKVKFSEIFGVLRNTFENRNIHFSWIDVKDEKKDDDGGEWLPMLENGIRSFDWGISSTDNVVLGSALIPFGLIYPEIGLSFDILRSTGSSVRCSAQLNLEIVDVNGKPLECKFCDLELVNPTTLPKLRSEDILNTLGLGDERNKGCDQEDTFWSCFGEGSVNICIKAVKKCDVGEKIEGCSSSYVLVQESARCKTKYCNGACVDGVLDVLFGEKGQHALGNFTFVWKILLSFLYKESYWALVTVSNSNGSTITGVLRPLTAELALLSRIESGHNVKKEDNYGSILKQMNDMICGSSNEMNDSQQLIGSQTDSSTSANCEPLGDGKRKKNKKCSTRDLSRSSFLKAAFECNDFELVEVCLARHIEKPKKLKFLKCWMKQIKKSSTSLLTASDSCERQQEQPFSKHFPSDSSLILEGDAQLLCSETAEAFFNNLPKKIQHALQSGRDLHTLAERLVKSSIHALSKKYEKDDYIGGESQIPKTNDSYCKTVLPELMKILLRKPKEMKEKLKHDNPSEVSDFSSISENIVREFELQILLRMEILGSTVSESTKESSKQKLVKEICSFLEIIQYLVEGGIHGHVSLYDYVERTIRLRYHNIIGDVVNRIYTEMDLLPFGDEDEKQAHLFNSEDSNQSWREKQERYETAEANNTRRSVSAEDESCQPPENIDGSSQAIGGQEHARKLSEARDRREKARRFGSFTRMPDLQRVWAPKQLKTVKTKYDDQKELKRKERKKGRDSVVYETPMSGRWSFSQSAGDDDEKLKGSSSSVSKALFQDW; encoded by the exons ATGGCGGAACCAATAGATTACTCTAGAACCCAGCGAATAGTCCTCCTCATAGATCTACATCCACTTCTCACTTTCCAAAACCCTAACCACTACCTCAATTCCATACTCGCTACCTCCACGCGCCTCCTCACTTTCCCATCTCTACGCAACTCGCTTTTCGCTTTCAAACTTTACTTCTCATCACTTTCACCTCTCCGTTCCACCTCAGCACTAAACCACCTCCACGCGCCTCCTCTCTCCGTCGCTTTCAATCACCCTGCTCAAACCCTAAATTCGATCACCGAAACCCTAAATTCGATCTCGATACCAATTACGGAATTAGAGGTGAATTGTTCTAAGGCTTGTTATACTGCTAGTTCGTTGTTACAGCTGGTACACGAGTATGTTTGGGAGACTGATATAGAGAGTCCTCCAGGTAAGTTAACTGGTGAGATTATTCCCAAGGTATCGAGGAATTTGGTTATTTTGTTTTCGCCTATTTGTAGATCGTTGAGTGATGTAGGTGAATATATGAATGTGGATGTGAATTCTGAGAGTTTTAAGGATTTTGAAGGGTTTAAGGTTAAATTTAGTGAGATTTTTGGTGTTTTGAGGAatacttttgaaaatagaaataTTCATTTTAGTTGGATCGACgtgaaagatgaaaaaaaggATGATGATGGTGGTGAATGGTTGCCCATGTTGGAGAATGGAATTAGGAGTTTTGATTGGGGGATTAGTTCGACTGATAACGTTGTTTTAGGTTCCGCTTTGATTCCATTTGGCTTGATATATCCTGAAATTGGGCTGTCGTTTGATATTCTGAGAAGTACTGGTTCATCTGTCAGATGTTCGGCGCAGCTGAATCTTGAGATTGTTGATGTGAATGGGAAGCCTTTGGAATGTAAGTTTTGTGATCTTGAATTGGTTAATCCGACGACTTTGCCTAAGCTTAGATCTGAAGATATTCTGAATACGTTAGGACTTGGAGACGAGCGAAATAAAGGGTGTGATCAAGAAGATACATTTTGGTCTTGTTTTGGTGAAGGCTCGGTAAATATCTGTATCAAGGCTGTGAAGAAGTGTGATGTAGGAGAAAAGATTGAAGGATGCTCATCTAGTTATGTTCTAGTGCAGGAGTCTGCcagatgcaaaactaaatatTGTAATGGTGCTTGTGTGGATGGAGTCCTTGATGTATTATTTGGAGAAAAGGGTCAACATGCGCTAGGAAATTTCACATTCGTGTGGAAAATTCTTCTCAGTTTTTTGTATAAAGAAAGCTATTGGGCTTTAGTAACTGTATCAAATAGCAATGGAAGTACAATCACGGGTGTTCTAAGGCCTTTGACAGCGGAATTGGCTCTTCTTTCAAGAATAGAAAGTGGTCATAAtgtaaaaaaagaagataattaCGGATCAATCTTAAAACAGATGAATGACATGATCTGTGGCAGCTCTAATGAAATGAATGACTCACAGCAGTTGATTGGATCCCAAACTGACTCTTCAACGTCTGCCAATTGTGAACCACTAGGGgatgggaaaagaaaaaagaacaagaagtgTTCAACTCGGGATTTGTCTCGGAGTTCATTCCTCAAGGCAGCATTTGAGTGTAATGATTTTGAATTGGTAGAGGTTTGTTTAGCCAGGCATATTGAGAAACCAAAGAAGCTGAAGTTCTTGAAGTGCTGGATGAAACAAATCAAGAAGTCCAGCACCTCCTTGCTAACGGCCTCAGATTCATGTGAAAGACAGCAGGAACAGCCATTCTCTAAACATTTTCCCTCCGATTCAAGCCTCATACTGGAGGGAGATGCACAGCTTTTATGCTCAGAAACTGCAGAAGCCTTCTTCAATAATCTACCAAAGAAAATCCAGCATGCTCTACAATCTGGAAGAGACTTGCACACTTTAGCAGAGCGACTAGTGAAGTCATCAATACATGCATTATCCAAAAAgtatgagaaagatgactataTAGGAGGTGAATCCCAAATTCCAAAAACAAATGATTCGTATTGCAAGACTGTCCTTCCTGAACTTATGAAGATCCTACTAAGAAAGCCCaaagaaatgaaagagaagCTGAAGCATGATAATCCCTCTGAAGTATCTGATTTCAGTTCAATCTCAGAAAATATTGTTCGAGA ATTTGAACTGCAGATATTGCTTCGGATGGAAATCCTTGGATCAACCGTTTCTGAGAGTACTAAGGAGTCCTCCAAGCAGAAGCTGGTTAAAGAGATCTGCTCCTTTTTGGAGATCATCCAATATCTTGTCGAAGGAGGCATTCATGGTCATGTTAGCCTATATGATTATGTTGAACGCACTATTCGGttaag GtaccataacatcatcggagatGTTGTCAATAGAATTTATACAGAAATGGATCTACTTCCGTTCGGTGATGAAGATGAAAAACAGGCTCATCTTTTCAATAGTGAGGACAGTAATCAGTCCTGGAGGGAGAAACAAGAGAGGTATGAAACAGCTGAAGCCAACAACACTCGACGATCAGTCTCAGCAGAGGATGAGTCTTGCCAACCACCAGAAAACATTGATGGGAGCTCCCAAGCAATTGGAGGACAGGAACATGCCCGCAAGTTAAGTGAAGCTCGTGATCGGAGAGAGAAGGCTCGAAGATTTGGATCTTTCACAAGGATGCCAGATCTGCAAAGAGTTTGGGCCCCAAAGCAGCTTAAAACTGTAAAAACAAAGTATGACGATCAGAAGGAACTGAAAAGAAAAGAGCGGAAAAAAGGTCGCGATAGTGTAGTATACGAAACACCAATGAGTGGAAGATGGTCATTCTCTCAAAGTGCTGGCGATGATGATGAAAAGCTAAAAGGAAGCTCTTCTTCTGTTTCCAAGGCTCTCTTTCAAGATTGGTGA
- the LOC132056487 gene encoding uncharacterized protein LOC132056487 encodes MSTISATFLSTYKLLSLSSIVSPPPPTFAKFFHPSPLLFPKFHSRPYTLTSSSPLRTTVACSKSSEEAEVSETLDEWLEKLPDKKKPLYSHSLPCIEAWLRSLGFYQSRDDRALWFVENTDWQAQLSLDITELYIRYLKSGPGNLEKDVERRFSYALSREDIENAILGGP; translated from the exons ATGTCGACAATTTCTGCAACATTTCTTAGCACATAcaaattattatcattatcatctataGTTTCTCCACCACCTCCAACTTTCGCAAAATTCTTTCATCCAAGTCCTTTACTTTTCCCCAAATTCCATTCACGTCCCTATACTCTtacttcatcttcacccttaaGGACAACAGTGGCATGTTCAAAATCTTCAGAAGAAGCAGAAGTATCTGAGACACTTGATGAATGGCTTGAGAAATTACCAGATAAGAAGAAGCCTTTGTATTCTCATAGTCTGCCTTGTATAGAAGCTTGGTTGAGGAGTTTGGGGTTTTATCAGAGTAGAGATGATAGAGCACTTTGGTTTGTTGAGAACACTGATTGGCAGGCTCAGTTGTCACTGGATATTACTGAACTTTATATAAG GTATCTAAAGAGCGGACCTGGAAATCTTGAGAAAGATGTAGAAAGAAGATTCAGCTATGCACTGAGTAGGGAAGATATTGAAAATGCCATACTTGGAGGTCCATAA